In Pseudomonas fakonensis, one DNA window encodes the following:
- a CDS encoding fimbrial biogenesis chaperone produces MKPLTTRLRRTLLPLALAASLPSAEAALTINATRVVHPSDARSSSVVVANPSNRPFAVQTWVNAEPDDTLTATPLMPAPTLFRLDPGQEQMVQINRLPNDLPQDRESLFYFNVQEIPQQVDGGDNVLNIALRTRIKLFHRPSQLPGKPEDQLQNLAWSLQSLDGKPHLVVDNASPYHYTFNHLRLAGAGQPLDLQATAMVAPFARQAYPLPAGQAHPTRVTFAIINDYGGVSAEHSRDIR; encoded by the coding sequence ATGAAACCGCTTACCACCCGCCTGCGCCGCACCCTGCTGCCGCTGGCTCTCGCTGCCTCGCTGCCCAGCGCCGAGGCGGCCCTGACCATCAATGCCACCCGTGTGGTCCACCCCAGCGATGCCCGTAGCTCGTCGGTGGTGGTTGCCAACCCGAGCAACCGCCCGTTCGCCGTGCAGACCTGGGTCAACGCCGAGCCGGATGACACCCTGACCGCCACACCGCTGATGCCAGCCCCGACCCTGTTCCGCCTCGACCCAGGCCAGGAGCAGATGGTGCAGATCAATCGCCTGCCCAACGACCTGCCGCAGGATCGCGAGTCGCTGTTCTATTTCAATGTCCAGGAAATCCCCCAGCAGGTCGATGGCGGCGACAACGTGCTGAACATCGCCCTGCGCACGCGCATCAAGCTGTTCCATCGCCCCAGCCAGCTGCCAGGCAAGCCGGAAGACCAGTTGCAAAACCTGGCCTGGTCGCTGCAAAGCCTCGACGGCAAACCACACCTGGTGGTCGACAATGCCTCGCCCTACCACTACACCTTCAACCACCTGCGCCTGGCCGGCGCAGGCCAGCCGCTGGACCTGCAAGCCACCGCCATGGTGGCGCCCTTCGCCCGCCAGGCTTACCCGCTGCCAGCAGGCCAGGCGCACCCGACCCGGGTCACCTTCGCGATCATCAACGACTACGGTGGCGTCTCTGCCGAGCACAGCCGGGACATCCGCTGA
- a CDS encoding PA2817 family protein yields the protein MANPHLEYHLQLLHHLRTILAALGEAEQVPEESHALFLERYDELLSLLPQDPLQSQYLGQDLLCQVIQRYPQIAHLVPRDLLWFFGGDCLHFMPDDELDLYQQLEERRFEAEQNDEPFDWHQEKRLLAMPGDGTSH from the coding sequence ATGGCCAACCCCCACCTGGAATACCACCTGCAACTGCTGCACCACCTGCGCACCATCCTGGCCGCGCTGGGCGAGGCCGAACAGGTGCCCGAGGAGAGCCACGCCCTGTTCCTCGAACGCTACGACGAGCTGCTGAGCCTGCTGCCACAAGACCCGCTGCAAAGCCAGTACCTGGGCCAGGACCTGTTGTGCCAGGTGATCCAGCGCTACCCGCAGATCGCCCACCTGGTGCCGCGGGATCTGCTGTGGTTCTTCGGCGGCGACTGCCTGCACTTCATGCCCGATGACGAGCTCGACCTGTACCAGCAACTGGAAGAGCGCCGCTTCGAAGCCGAACAGAACGACGAGCCGTTCGACTGGCACCAGGAAAAACGTCTGCTGGCAATGCCAGGTGATGGCACCAGCCACTGA
- a CDS encoding autotransporter outer membrane beta-barrel domain-containing protein, translating to MFLTHCRPRSWPAQAQTWALLAPLALAISPLASATTIIVGDRTITAADAADDYQLSSGANLTANGATINHVVALSNSTFTMSGGNIDASGANDGISLAAGSSAALSNNARVLSDNIGIRLNRDASGLGSSAVVSDSYVEGANGAAALGSGSSLSVLGSTLVGGGVSAAVTVVGSGVLAAQNSSLIGGGAGLELGGDNTGGAADVTLVGTRVEGLTGPAILVGASGFDPATANIVIGPGSSLVGGDGVLLQVSNNSTANMRVDASQLVGDVVADAGSTANLTLENQANLTGRLVNVAGLTLNSQASWIMVEDSQVGALAMNDGVVRFGAPTEYLRLDLGTLSGNGTFVMDADFSTGQTDFLNIGNATGNHGLLVGSSGNEPSEQNPLHLVHADAGDAKFSLVNGPVDIGAFSYELVQRGNDWFLDGSRQIISPGTASALALFNTAPTVWYGELSTLRSRMGELRLDERKSGGWVRTYGNKFNVSPASGAAYSQVQQGFSLGADAPLPYGDGQWLVGVMAGHSNSELNVTRGASGQVKSYYLGLYATWLDAASGYYFDGVAKLNRFDNSSEVNLSDGTRTNGDYRNHGIGASLEFGRTIPLGDGYFVEPYTQWSAVDIQGASYRLDNGLRVEGDNTQSLLGKVGATLGRNFDLGEGRIAQPYVRAALAHEFAANNGAKVNGHGFSDDIAGSRGELGVGVALSFAERWQVHADFDYSNGERIEQPWGANVGLHYSW from the coding sequence ATGTTCCTGACCCACTGTCGTCCAAGATCCTGGCCGGCCCAAGCCCAGACCTGGGCCCTGCTGGCGCCGCTGGCGCTGGCGATCAGCCCGCTGGCCAGCGCCACCACGATCATTGTCGGTGATCGGACCATCACGGCAGCGGACGCGGCTGACGACTACCAGTTGAGCAGCGGTGCCAACCTGACCGCCAACGGTGCCACCATCAACCATGTCGTGGCCCTGTCGAATTCGACCTTCACCATGAGCGGTGGCAACATCGATGCCAGCGGGGCCAATGACGGCATCAGCCTGGCCGCGGGCAGCAGCGCGGCGCTGAGCAACAACGCGCGGGTGCTCTCGGACAACATCGGCATCCGCCTCAACCGCGATGCCAGTGGCCTGGGGTCATCGGCGGTGGTCAGTGACAGCTATGTAGAGGGTGCCAATGGCGCCGCTGCGCTGGGCTCCGGGTCGAGCTTGAGCGTGCTGGGCAGTACCTTGGTCGGCGGGGGCGTGTCAGCGGCGGTGACCGTGGTCGGCAGTGGCGTGCTGGCCGCGCAGAACAGCAGCCTGATCGGCGGCGGTGCCGGCCTGGAGCTGGGGGGCGACAACACCGGCGGCGCAGCCGACGTGACCCTGGTCGGTACCCGGGTGGAGGGCTTGACTGGCCCGGCCATCCTGGTGGGGGCCAGCGGTTTCGACCCCGCCACGGCGAACATCGTCATCGGCCCGGGCTCAAGCCTGGTGGGGGGCGATGGCGTGTTGCTGCAGGTGAGCAACAACTCAACGGCGAACATGCGGGTCGATGCCAGCCAACTGGTCGGCGACGTGGTGGCCGATGCCGGTTCCACTGCCAACCTGACCCTGGAAAACCAGGCCAACCTGACGGGTCGCCTGGTCAATGTCGCCGGCCTGACCCTCAACAGCCAGGCCAGTTGGATCATGGTCGAGGATAGCCAGGTCGGTGCCCTGGCGATGAATGACGGGGTGGTGCGCTTCGGTGCGCCAACCGAGTACCTGAGACTGGACCTTGGCACCCTCAGTGGCAATGGCACCTTCGTCATGGACGCCGACTTTTCCACCGGCCAGACCGACTTCCTGAACATCGGCAATGCCACCGGCAACCACGGCCTGCTGGTGGGCAGCAGCGGCAACGAGCCGTCCGAGCAGAACCCGCTGCACCTGGTGCATGCCGATGCTGGCGATGCGAAATTCTCGCTGGTCAACGGCCCGGTGGACATCGGCGCGTTCTCCTACGAGCTGGTGCAGCGCGGCAACGACTGGTTCCTCGATGGCTCGCGGCAGATCATCAGCCCCGGCACCGCCTCGGCCCTGGCGCTGTTCAACACCGCGCCGACGGTGTGGTACGGCGAGCTGAGCACCCTGCGCAGCCGCATGGGCGAGCTGCGCCTGGATGAGCGCAAGTCCGGCGGTTGGGTACGTACCTACGGCAACAAGTTCAATGTGTCGCCGGCCTCCGGCGCGGCCTATTCGCAGGTGCAGCAGGGCTTCTCGTTGGGCGCCGATGCGCCGCTGCCCTACGGTGACGGTCAGTGGCTGGTGGGTGTGATGGCCGGCCACAGCAATTCCGAGCTGAACGTCACCCGCGGCGCCAGCGGCCAGGTCAAGAGCTACTACCTGGGCCTCTACGCCACCTGGCTGGATGCCGCCAGCGGCTACTACTTCGACGGTGTGGCCAAGCTCAACCGCTTCGACAACAGCAGTGAAGTCAACCTCAGCGACGGCACCCGCACCAACGGTGACTACCGCAACCACGGTATCGGTGCCTCGCTGGAGTTTGGCCGCACTATCCCATTGGGGGATGGCTACTTCGTCGAGCCCTACACCCAGTGGTCGGCGGTCGATATCCAGGGTGCCAGCTACCGCCTGGACAACGGCCTGCGGGTCGAGGGTGACAATACCCAGTCCTTGCTCGGCAAGGTGGGCGCCACGCTCGGTCGCAACTTCGACCTGGGCGAAGGGCGTATCGCACAGCCTTACGTGCGTGCGGCGTTGGCCCACGAGTTCGCGGCCAACAATGGCGCCAAGGTCAATGGCCATGGTTTCAGCGACGACATTGCCGGGTCCCGGGGGGAGCTTGGCGTGGGGGTGGCGTTGTCGTTCGCCGAGCGCTGGCAGGTGCATGCCGACTTCGACTACAGCAACGGTGAGCGTATCGAGCAGCCTTGGGGGGCCAACGTCGGCCTGCACTACAGCTGGTGA
- a CDS encoding RHS repeat domain-containing protein, which yields MTTESVVHSNAFNFMSFMNNAVDPRTGQYTLAIQLPRLPANQLRGPELPLQLAYNPLNIEDSGFGKGWNINLSQYVPTTRALSLHTGEQFVVNSTAVQPARIDEQKLISFRFFQDDANNYRVVHKSGLVEHLRTLSSDGVKVALPHRVYAPSGHWIELGYTRPAGSTHQCLASIHDASGVQLLQVEYASTNLYNLHLHPNAGVGGKPLASYAVHLAGRLVNRVLLPDQQGSWRFTYLNDASTQGMTCLASVATPTGSLETLAYDAEGHRLPTGAPRERLPRVGSHTLDPGGGQPTLQTQWTYSAENFMAGNSTVRWVEGEDNLYNAGASYEFSSVEELYGQGAVVRRIKRVYDRHHLMLQQVTEQQGETQQHDNPGQPRQQWFVTQTDTTYHGNASVSFQLQERFFQLPKWVDEQWYLRDAPGNARSERSETWFDDFGNPTVDVQPSGVRTVSEYYPAAGSGSDCPADPHGFVRSLKSQTVHPSTQFESQPPAPVLRTLYRHAQHDSVLPSRQRTLRRAVGEYWLQVSQETLAEEGAPGTLRDTRYSYLSLPKDLMRHGLVQSQTVVMHDKPETLTLTEFEYQAQDNDTVLHTLQTLTGFDHDQPVEGEAEPRNSIKQISLRQSMLIDEPLLNRDDNDVEIAYEYDALRRVTRETVSPNDPAYRAWRSYSYELVSSAGQQALQTEVNVKGVATRAVLDGLNRPIRTERHDADAQDTKRAEQFRVNYSARYDVFGNLVEEVEHDWLDEPDPGNPEGPLLPVTLELVKTIRYDGWNQPCAQIGADGVMQVEQTDLVGSVPGTLLAQPHKRHRAREAGAARVVDDSLRPLRSSWSQTVDGTTKGGKTLQWLNAFDKPIEVQRIDTQGRQVSRHQYFYDGLGRTAREIDARQATVRFAYDAFDRLVDHTLADRSVVHRDYAEHSSEDLPTRIAVQGLLLGEQRFDGLGRMIESITGGRKRTLHYLPGQRQPSWVITPRDKRIDYLYQPQLGEEPLQRRISGSTLDFDYDRQNARLNHCLDNDVKVLERTYFSTGQVKSETRTVQEEGSDTYARYTMHYRASLRSRELAYIDVLGNTQAYHYDKAGRLSSTELGTTQAQFAYDALGRMQSYVTTDASQRLGTFLRYDDFDREIERRFELQGEVQVLTQVYDAADCLTERHLATGDGRTLRRESYIYDDRGRLEDYECEGELAPVDPYGKTINAQAFYFDALDNITRVDTWFPDGAGGEARNRADYLFENPLDPAQLTGITNNHGDYPAAIALEYDLDGNLTLDQDQRVLIYNELGQLTLVELADATQAHYGYDPLDRLASQGGSAMAAEDAQVQPSA from the coding sequence ATGACTACCGAGTCCGTCGTGCATTCCAACGCCTTCAACTTCATGAGCTTCATGAACAATGCGGTCGACCCGCGCACCGGCCAGTACACCTTGGCCATCCAGTTGCCCAGGTTGCCGGCCAACCAGCTGCGCGGGCCGGAGCTGCCACTGCAACTGGCGTACAACCCGCTCAATATCGAGGACAGTGGTTTCGGCAAGGGCTGGAACATCAACCTCAGCCAGTACGTACCGACTACCCGTGCCCTGTCGCTGCACACCGGCGAGCAGTTCGTGGTCAACAGCACTGCGGTGCAGCCGGCCCGCATCGATGAGCAGAAGCTCATCAGTTTTCGTTTCTTCCAGGATGATGCGAACAACTACCGTGTGGTGCACAAGTCCGGCCTGGTGGAGCACCTGCGCACGCTGAGCAGCGATGGCGTCAAAGTGGCACTGCCGCACCGGGTGTATGCCCCTTCCGGGCACTGGATCGAGCTGGGCTACACCCGGCCAGCGGGCAGCACTCACCAATGCCTGGCCAGCATCCACGATGCCAGCGGTGTGCAGCTGTTGCAGGTGGAGTACGCTAGTACCAACCTCTACAACCTGCACCTGCACCCCAATGCCGGTGTCGGCGGCAAACCGCTCGCCAGCTACGCGGTGCACCTGGCCGGGCGCCTGGTGAACCGCGTGCTGCTGCCTGACCAGCAGGGCAGTTGGCGCTTCACCTACCTCAATGATGCCAGCACCCAGGGCATGACTTGCCTGGCCAGTGTGGCCACCCCGACCGGCAGCCTGGAAACCCTCGCCTATGACGCTGAAGGCCATCGCTTGCCCACAGGCGCCCCCCGCGAGCGACTGCCGCGGGTCGGGAGCCACACGCTAGACCCCGGTGGCGGGCAGCCGACCTTGCAGACGCAGTGGACCTACAGCGCCGAGAACTTCATGGCCGGCAACAGCACGGTCAGGTGGGTCGAAGGCGAGGACAACCTTTACAACGCCGGCGCCAGCTATGAGTTCAGCTCTGTCGAAGAGCTGTACGGGCAAGGTGCAGTGGTGCGCAGGATCAAGCGGGTGTACGACCGTCACCATCTGATGCTCCAGCAGGTGACCGAGCAACAGGGCGAGACCCAGCAGCATGACAACCCGGGCCAGCCCCGCCAGCAATGGTTCGTGACCCAGACCGACACCACCTACCACGGCAACGCCAGTGTCAGCTTCCAGTTGCAGGAGCGATTCTTCCAACTGCCCAAGTGGGTGGATGAACAGTGGTACTTGCGTGATGCCCCCGGCAATGCGCGCTCCGAGCGAAGCGAAACCTGGTTCGACGACTTCGGCAACCCGACCGTGGACGTTCAGCCCAGCGGGGTGCGCACCGTCAGCGAATACTACCCGGCGGCGGGCAGCGGCAGCGACTGTCCGGCAGACCCCCATGGTTTTGTGCGCAGCCTCAAGAGCCAGACCGTCCACCCTTCGACCCAGTTCGAGAGCCAGCCTCCGGCCCCGGTGTTGCGCACGCTCTATCGCCATGCTCAGCACGACAGCGTACTGCCGTCACGCCAGCGCACCCTGCGCCGGGCAGTGGGCGAGTACTGGCTGCAGGTGAGCCAGGAGACCCTGGCCGAGGAGGGCGCCCCTGGTACCTTGCGCGATACCCGTTACAGCTACCTGTCGCTGCCCAAGGACCTGATGCGCCACGGCCTGGTGCAAAGCCAGACCGTGGTGATGCATGACAAGCCCGAAACCCTGACCCTGACCGAGTTTGAGTACCAGGCGCAAGATAACGACACCGTGCTGCACACCCTGCAGACCCTGACCGGCTTCGACCACGACCAGCCCGTCGAAGGTGAAGCCGAACCTCGCAACTCGATCAAGCAGATCAGCCTGCGCCAGAGCATGCTCATCGACGAGCCGTTGCTCAACCGCGATGACAACGATGTGGAAATTGCCTACGAATACGATGCCCTGCGCCGCGTCACCCGTGAGACCGTGTCGCCCAATGACCCGGCCTACCGTGCCTGGCGTAGCTACAGTTATGAGTTGGTGTCCAGCGCTGGGCAGCAGGCGCTGCAGACCGAGGTCAACGTCAAGGGGGTGGCCACCCGGGCCGTGCTCGATGGCCTGAACCGCCCGATCCGGACCGAGCGTCACGATGCCGATGCCCAGGATACCAAGCGTGCCGAGCAGTTCCGGGTCAACTACAGCGCCCGTTACGATGTGTTCGGCAACCTGGTGGAGGAAGTCGAGCATGACTGGCTCGATGAGCCCGACCCAGGCAACCCTGAAGGGCCGCTGCTGCCGGTCACCCTGGAACTGGTGAAAACCATTCGCTACGACGGTTGGAACCAACCCTGTGCTCAGATCGGCGCCGACGGCGTCATGCAGGTGGAACAGACCGACCTGGTTGGCAGTGTGCCCGGTACCTTGCTCGCGCAGCCGCACAAGCGGCACAGGGCCCGCGAGGCAGGGGCTGCGCGGGTTGTTGACGACAGCTTGCGGCCGTTGCGCAGCAGTTGGTCGCAGACCGTCGATGGCACCACCAAGGGCGGCAAGACCTTGCAGTGGCTCAATGCGTTCGACAAGCCGATCGAAGTGCAACGTATCGATACCCAAGGCAGGCAGGTCAGTCGCCACCAGTACTTCTATGACGGCCTGGGGCGTACTGCGCGCGAGATCGATGCCCGCCAGGCCACGGTGAGGTTCGCCTACGATGCCTTCGACCGTCTGGTCGATCACACCCTGGCCGATCGCAGCGTGGTGCACCGCGACTACGCCGAGCACAGCAGCGAAGACCTGCCGACCCGTATCGCCGTGCAGGGCCTGTTGCTCGGCGAGCAGCGCTTCGATGGCCTGGGCCGCATGATCGAGTCGATCACCGGCGGCCGCAAGCGGACTTTGCACTACCTGCCAGGCCAGCGTCAGCCCAGTTGGGTGATCACCCCTCGCGACAAGCGTATCGACTACCTCTACCAGCCGCAGCTGGGTGAGGAGCCGTTGCAGCGCCGCATCAGCGGCAGCACTCTCGACTTCGATTACGACCGGCAGAACGCGCGGCTCAACCACTGCCTGGACAACGACGTGAAGGTACTGGAGCGCACCTACTTCAGCACCGGCCAGGTGAAGTCCGAAACCCGGACAGTGCAGGAGGAGGGCAGCGACACCTATGCCCGCTACACCATGCACTATCGCGCCAGCCTGCGCAGCCGCGAGCTGGCCTATATCGATGTGCTGGGCAATACCCAGGCCTACCATTACGACAAGGCGGGGCGCCTGAGCAGCACTGAACTGGGCACCACCCAGGCGCAGTTCGCCTACGACGCACTCGGCCGCATGCAGAGCTACGTCACCACCGACGCCAGCCAGCGCCTGGGCACCTTCCTGCGCTATGACGACTTCGATCGCGAGATCGAGCGGCGTTTCGAGCTGCAGGGCGAGGTGCAGGTGCTCACCCAGGTGTATGACGCTGCCGACTGTCTGACCGAGCGCCACCTCGCCACCGGTGATGGTCGCACCCTGCGCCGGGAGTCTTACATTTACGACGACCGCGGGCGCCTGGAGGACTACGAGTGCGAAGGCGAGCTGGCGCCGGTGGACCCCTATGGCAAGACCATCAACGCCCAGGCGTTCTACTTCGATGCGCTGGACAACATCACCCGGGTCGATACCTGGTTCCCCGATGGTGCTGGGGGGGAGGCGAGGAACAGGGCCGATTACCTGTTCGAGAACCCGCTGGACCCGGCGCAGTTGACCGGCATCACCAACAACCACGGCGATTACCCGGCGGCCATCGCGCTGGAGTACGACCTGGACGGCAACCTCACCCTTGACCAGGACCAGCGTGTGCTGATCTATAACGAGCTGGGTCAGTTGACGCTGGTCGAGCTGGCGGATGCCACCCAGGCCCATTACGGCTACGACCCGCTGGACAGGCTGGCCAGCCAGGGCGGCAGTGCCATGGCGGCTGAGGATGCCCAGGTGCAGCCCTCGGCCTGA
- a CDS encoding fimbrial protein: MKKTLIALGLTLGATTGIAYANQGTINFHGQVTAGTCSIEIIDPVTGLPLSRVFMGNVPASKFTAIGIEFGSRAFSMRVTPGTNCDTTGKTGVVTFTGAYGAAGAGSDLHALEPGSTTGLALAIKDRNNNLIANGDDSIDYDLDETDPTDMLFSAHYRSIAAPVAPGPANTDVAYVFTLK; the protein is encoded by the coding sequence ATGAAAAAAACGCTGATTGCCCTGGGCCTGACCCTGGGTGCCACCACTGGCATCGCCTACGCAAACCAAGGCACCATCAACTTCCATGGCCAGGTGACCGCTGGTACTTGCTCCATCGAAATCATCGACCCGGTGACTGGCCTGCCACTGAGCCGCGTGTTCATGGGTAACGTGCCCGCCAGCAAGTTCACCGCCATCGGTATCGAGTTCGGCAGCCGTGCGTTCTCCATGCGGGTCACCCCAGGCACCAACTGCGACACCACCGGCAAAACCGGCGTGGTGACCTTCACCGGCGCCTATGGCGCGGCTGGCGCAGGCAGCGACCTGCATGCCCTGGAGCCCGGCAGCACGACCGGCCTGGCCCTGGCGATCAAGGACCGCAACAACAACCTGATCGCCAACGGTGACGATTCCATCGACTACGACCTGGACGAAACGGATCCGACCGACATGCTGTTCTCGGCTCACTACCGCTCCATCGCCGCACCCGTCGCCCCTGGCCCGGCCAACACCGATGTCGCCTACGTGTTCACCCTGAAGTGA
- a CDS encoding Ig-like domain-containing protein translates to MKRQSLDDFLEEMAKKPQTLGWDVVLAFDRNKTNYLLLQDYISRFGAASLFPPVDSPISPAPGVTHHLLGLQLDKPRLSFENAVITESRARCLMRTVGGRTIETTRPQGTTREEVKRLGIADGLVGPQLTMTINLRNAPGSVGSAGQVELDLAGNGATDFQLTGVDTRFEAVKLGEHLKQEIAKWSDKQKKFELSELRQNPGDALQPGKFVVLTRPAPGATRRDADDFGDGEVLVMVGLDNRQGTLPSYDEHIPYLLPATYSSNLLISYQQYVTRMVVERIKQLFAQWGGTFRQEVVGEFHRFVCEGGGISVPEVDRGDIWGFSFYCRGTYLPFSGIKLSLVDGAVRLEWSGESSTLWGKTSHFRDNPDEGPWVYAADFSANWSMVYDFRALLGEDEVSGAPVLKIESIQRVLDAGASIKKVTDDDKKCEDEFYRNIGDYFVDSCLDRLVFLAEKFEGVNQKIDAFRLNGLLFRDESVVVPEYISLPGDLTILGHLQSQGPQISPTEVNIAAERSHQFLAQGFNIRWSVTDPQDSDRARGSDPERVGTIDDSGLYTAPSAESFNHTFKRVIVTATDGSWTGKALVHLVAAPVSVFPRVNVVNLSVENDEGYLVWAASTNGAAMTWKITGNAGGRLAEADDPNVQEARRYFGPTAFPPGGTGQLEKVLRVDRVEVSLGTGAATVCEMLLSSAPIANYFFKYSAVGNGLQFEFWVTDDNGEESRVPEASTKWHKVSGLGQLNDSGLYTYSATGNDHYVVVAAFYEVQGVPIALWNYVIVPLPLATLLPSLESQP, encoded by the coding sequence ATGAAGCGACAATCGCTGGATGACTTTCTCGAGGAAATGGCGAAAAAGCCCCAGACGCTAGGCTGGGATGTGGTGTTGGCTTTTGACCGCAACAAGACCAACTACCTGTTGCTGCAAGATTATATTTCCCGCTTCGGCGCCGCGTCGCTGTTCCCGCCGGTGGACAGCCCCATCAGCCCGGCGCCTGGTGTGACCCACCACTTGCTCGGTTTGCAGCTGGACAAGCCGCGGTTGTCGTTCGAGAACGCGGTCATCACCGAGTCCCGTGCGCGTTGCCTGATGCGCACCGTGGGCGGGCGAACCATCGAGACCACGCGCCCCCAGGGCACCACGCGCGAGGAGGTCAAGCGTCTGGGCATCGCCGATGGCCTGGTGGGTCCGCAGCTGACCATGACCATCAACTTGCGCAATGCGCCGGGCAGCGTGGGCTCGGCAGGTCAGGTCGAGCTCGACCTGGCGGGTAACGGTGCGACGGATTTCCAACTGACGGGGGTGGACACCCGGTTCGAGGCGGTCAAGCTGGGCGAGCACCTCAAGCAGGAGATCGCCAAGTGGAGCGATAAGCAGAAGAAGTTCGAACTCAGCGAATTGCGCCAGAACCCCGGCGATGCCTTGCAGCCGGGCAAGTTCGTGGTGCTCACCCGCCCGGCGCCAGGGGCGACCCGGCGTGATGCCGATGACTTCGGCGACGGCGAGGTGTTGGTGATGGTGGGGCTGGATAATCGCCAAGGCACGTTGCCTAGCTATGATGAGCACATACCCTATCTGTTGCCGGCTACGTATTCGAGTAATTTGCTAATCTCATATCAACAATATGTAACTCGTATGGTCGTGGAACGAATCAAGCAACTATTTGCACAGTGGGGGGGGACTTTTAGGCAAGAGGTTGTTGGCGAGTTTCACAGGTTCGTCTGCGAGGGCGGAGGCATAAGCGTTCCGGAGGTGGATAGAGGAGATATTTGGGGTTTTTCGTTTTACTGCAGGGGAACCTATTTACCTTTTTCTGGGATAAAGCTAAGCCTCGTAGACGGGGCGGTGAGGCTGGAATGGAGCGGTGAGTCCAGTACTCTTTGGGGTAAAACCTCACACTTCAGGGATAATCCCGACGAGGGGCCATGGGTCTACGCAGCAGATTTTTCTGCGAATTGGAGCATGGTTTACGACTTCAGAGCTTTGTTGGGGGAAGATGAAGTTAGCGGTGCTCCGGTATTAAAAATTGAATCGATTCAACGGGTGTTGGATGCGGGTGCGTCAATTAAAAAGGTGACTGATGATGATAAAAAGTGCGAGGATGAATTTTATAGAAATATCGGAGATTATTTCGTTGATTCGTGTCTTGATAGATTGGTTTTCTTGGCGGAAAAGTTCGAGGGGGTCAATCAGAAGATTGATGCATTCCGCTTGAATGGTCTGCTGTTCCGCGATGAATCAGTCGTGGTGCCTGAATACATTTCATTGCCCGGTGATTTGACCATCCTGGGTCATCTACAGTCACAAGGCCCCCAGATATCTCCAACGGAAGTCAACATCGCTGCCGAGCGGTCGCATCAGTTTCTTGCTCAAGGTTTTAACATCCGCTGGTCGGTGACTGATCCGCAAGATAGCGATAGAGCGCGAGGCAGCGACCCTGAACGGGTAGGAACAATCGATGATAGCGGTTTGTATACGGCTCCCTCAGCTGAGAGCTTCAATCACACTTTCAAGCGCGTGATCGTCACCGCCACCGACGGCAGCTGGACCGGCAAGGCGCTGGTGCACCTGGTGGCGGCACCGGTTTCGGTGTTCCCGCGGGTCAATGTGGTCAACCTGAGTGTTGAAAATGACGAGGGCTACCTGGTTTGGGCGGCGTCCACCAACGGCGCCGCAATGACCTGGAAGATCACCGGCAATGCCGGTGGCCGGCTGGCCGAAGCCGATGACCCCAATGTGCAGGAGGCGCGGCGCTATTTCGGGCCGACGGCTTTCCCCCCAGGCGGCACCGGCCAGTTGGAAAAGGTACTGCGTGTCGACAGGGTCGAGGTCTCGCTGGGTACTGGTGCAGCAACCGTCTGCGAGATGCTGCTTTCGTCAGCACCCATCGCTAACTACTTCTTCAAGTACAGCGCGGTCGGCAACGGCCTGCAGTTCGAGTTCTGGGTCACCGATGACAATGGTGAGGAGTCGCGGGTGCCCGAGGCTTCGACCAAGTGGCACAAGGTCAGTGGCCTGGGGCAATTGAATGATTCGGGTCTGTACACCTACTCCGCCACGGGCAACGACCACTACGTCGTGGTCGCGGCGTTCTACGAGGTCCAGGGCGTTCCGATTGCCCTGTGGAACTACGTGATCGTCCCCCTGCCTTTGGCTACCTTGCTACCTTCCCTGGAGAGCCAGCCATGA